GGACAGGTGCGGGACAGGCTCCACCTCTTTGGCCGCTACACGTACTTCGGTTCGGCCTTGTCGGGCGCGCCCTACTTTGGAGCGGCGGGTGGCCTTGGCTTTGGCGCAGGCGGTTTTGCAGGCACCAATGCAGCGCGGGACCAGAGCATCGCGGCGGGCGGCGACTATGTTGTGACTCCGACGTGGCTCACCGATTTCCGCTTCGGCTATTACCGCGAACGCATCGCTTCGAACGGACCTGACTACAACAAGCCGCTTGGCAACCAGCTCGGCATCCCCAACTCCAACGTTGGCGACCTTTCACTGAATGGCGGTATGCCGCAGTTCAATATCGACATTCCGAGCAATGGCTCCAACGGCAGCCAGAACATCGAGTACGGAACATCGGCAAACCAGAACCTGCAGAACACCAGCCAGTACCAGGTGGTGAACAACTGGTCCCATACCATGGGGGCTCACAACATCAAATTTGGCTGGGATGCCCGCTACGGCCTGAACCACATCGTGTCCACGGTGAGCAACAACTTCCTCCGCTCGGGCACTTACTTCTTTGCTCAGTCGCGCACGGCGGGCCCCGATTCCTCGGGCGTCGGCTTTGCCACCTTCCTGCTGGGAGACGCCACGACCTTCTGGCGTACCCAGACACAGAACACCAATGCGCAGGAACGGCAGAAGCGATTCTTTGCTTATGCTCAGGACCAGTGGCGCATGACTCCGAAGATCACCTTGAACTACGGCGTCCGTTGGGAGCTCTACACTCCTGAGTCGGTGACCGGCAAAGGCCAGGGAGGCTTGCTCGACCTTGGAACCGGCAATGTCCGCATCGCGGGTTACGGGCCTTACGGAAACAACCTCAACGTCAAGAACAACTGGAAGGAATTTGCTCCGCGTATTGGCGTGGCCTATCAAGTGACGCCGAAAACGGTCGTTCGTGCCGGCTATGGCATCGTGTATGGCCAGGGATGGGCGGGCGATACCTTCGGTGGTGTCCTCACAGCGTCCTATCCCGTGCAGGTTGCGCAGAGCTTGAACCCGGCTTCAAACTCCGCCGCGGTCTTTAACCTCAGTCAGGGACCTCCGGGATATACCTTCCCCCCGATTCCCTCCACTGGCAATTATCCGTTGCCAGATGGCATCTACTCGATTGCGCGGCCCATGGAAGTCCGGTTGCCGACTGTGGCCGGCTGGAACGTGGCTGTGCAGCAGCAGTTGACTCCGACACTGTCTTTGCAGGTCGCGTACGTCGGCAGCGAAGCCTATCACAACATGTTTGAATCGTCCCCATCGTTCCCGGCAAACCAACAGACCATCGCTGGCTTTAACCAGGTGAATCCAAACCACCCAGGCTGCTCGAATCTGCCGGCGGGATCCACGCCGCCGGATAGCTGCCTGTATACCATCCCCGAGCGCTCGCCGTACTACGACGGGACTGCGCAACGGCAGTTGGGCGTCAAGTTTGGCGCGCCTTACGGATGGACGCAGCGTGTGGACTACATGGCAAACCAGGCAACCGGCAGCTACAACGCGCTGCAGGTGGTCCTGAACAAGCGCTTCGCCTCTGGCCTGCAGTTCCTGACGCACTACACCTGGTCTCACGCCATCGGGCACGAGGCTTACGAATTCCTGATCGATCCCAAGATCGGCAAGGGCAACGGCTACTACAACCGGCGCCAGGCGTTCGTATTTGCGGGCACCTATGACCTGCCCTTCGGCAGGGATAAGATGCTCGCCTCGAATGTTCCGGGATGGCTGAACCAGATCATCGGTGGATTCCAACTCAACGGATCGCTGACGTTGGATGGCGGTCTGCCATTCACACCCAACTATGCCTCCTGCGGCAACGATCAGGACCTGGGAATCTGCTACCTGAACAAGACTGGCGGAGACTTCCAGATTCACAAGGGTAAGTTTGATCCAATCGGACACAAGGTTCCCTACTTCACACCTTCTCCTTATGTGCTGCAATCACCGGGACAGCCGAACAACAGCTTCGGCGGATTTGCTCGTCCCAAGATGGGCACCTATGGCAACCTCGGACGCGACTCTCTTTGGGGACCTGGACTGTTCAATACGGACCTGTCCATCGCAAAGAACTTTAAGCTGTGGGAGAGCGTCAACATGCAGCTTTCCGCACAGGCGTTCAACGTATTCAACCACGTGAACCTCAATCAACCGGACTCCTGCGTCGATTGCCAGGATGGCAATGCGGGAACCATATCCAACACTATTTCCTCTCAGGATGGAACATCCATGCGTAGGCTGCAGTTCTATGCAAGGTTCCAATTCTGATTCTTCCCTCCTTGACAGGCGGCTCCCCCCAGGGGCCGCCTCTTCTTTTTGCATTCCGCACGACACGGCCCCTTGATTTCCGGAGAGACTGAAGCGCCATCCCTCTCTTGCTTCGTCCACCTCCGGCCTGTAACTTCGAATGCGACAACTGGCCTAGAGACGGCAATGCACCAGTGATTGTGGGTATGAGGATTGCATGAACAAGTACTTCTTTTCTTCTCTTCTTTTCCTTTGTGCGCTTTCGCTGAACGCACAGACAAGCGAGGCTCCGCAACCGGCTCCGCTACGGCCCGTCGCCTCCTTCCCGCTTGCCACCGCAGAACAGATTTCTCTTCGAAGCACCGTGCTCCCCATCCGGCCCTTTACCGTTACCGGACCGCGGGGCGCCCTTCTAGGACAGCAGGACGGCACGTATGAAGCATGGATCTTTCCCTGGAAGATCCTGAGCAACATGCGCATCACGGCGGAGATGAAGGATTATGCCGTACCGATCGACGTCAACGAATTAGCGTCAAACCTCGACGTTCAACCGGATCACACGACGATTACGTTTTCCCACGCTAACTTCACCATTCGCGAAACATTTGTCACTCCGCAGCATGCGCCGGAGGGAGCAGGCGCGCTGGTGCTGTACCAGATAGAAGCAGTACGGCCGATGACGCTCACCTTCAACTTGACGCCGGAGATGAAGCGGATGTGGCCGGCGCTTTCCGACGACCGCCCCACGACGGATTGGGTGAAGACCGGAGACAGCGGCTACTATGTGCTGCACCTGACGACTCCGGATCATGGCGCCGCAATCGCCATGCCGAATGCGGAGCCCGGCATTCTGCCGCCGTATCAGGAACGTCCAAAGACCTATCCTCTGCAATTCGTGCTGCACTTTGATCCTTCTCGCGATACGCAGAAGATATTCCCCCTGCTCATGGTGACAGCGGATTCAGCGACGGAGTTAACGAACTCCGCGCTGGCAAAAAAGCTGCAAGAGCAGCAAGCCTCTGTGCAGACGATGTACCGCGATACGCAGAGCTACTACGCGACGTTTCTCCAGGATCACCTGAGCATTGAAACGCCGGATGCAAAGTTAAACGAAGCATTTCGATGGGCTGAGACAGCCATCAACCAATTGCGCGTAGAAGTAACTCCATCGCATGCGGAGACGGCGCTGGTCGCGGGCTTTTACACCTCGGGAGACTCATCAAGACCCGGATTTGGCTGGTACTTTGGCCGCGACTCCTTATGGAGCCTTTACGCGGTGAACAGCTATGGAGACTACTCGCTGACACGCAATGAGCTTGAGTTTTTGCTGAAGCGTCAGAGTCCTGAAGGTAAGATCCCGCACGAGTGGTCGCAAAGCGCCAACCTATTTGACTGGAAGAGCCAGCCCTATGCCTATGCCTCCGCTGACTCCACTCTCTTACTGCTGATGGCTGTCGACGACTACCTGCGAGTCAGCGGCGATCAGGAATTCGTAGAGAAGCATTGGGACGAGTTACAGAAAGCCTGGAAATTTGAAAGCTCGCACGATTCCGATGGCGATGGCATCTACGAAAACACGGAAGGTACGGGATGGGTGGAGTCCTGGCCACCGGGGATGCCGCACCAGGAGATCTATCTGGCGGCACTCGATCAACAGGCAAGCACAGCGTTCGCGCATCTTGCGCAGACCACCGGCCACACGCAACTGGGCAAGGATGCCGAGGCAAGAGCAAAGCACATTGGAGAGCAGATCGAGAAGGAATATCTGCTTCCTGGAGGAAGCTTCTACGCCTTCAGCCGCAATGCGAACGGCACCACCGATCCCAGCCCGACTATCTATCCGGCAGTAGCGTCCTGGGATGGCAGCTATGCTCTGCAGCATGCGCAACCGATGATGTCTCGCTGGGCATCCAGCGAATTTTCAACCGATTGGGGCACACGCGATCTTAGTCCTACGGTCAGCTTCTACGATCCGATCAGTTATCACCAGGGCACGGTGTGGCCGCTGTTTACCGGGTGGGTGTCACTCGCGGAATACCGCAATGGGCGCAGTCTCTCAGGCTACACGCATCTGATGCAGAACGCCGATCTAACCTGGGCACAGGATCCCGGCGCGGTGACGGAATTGCTCTCTGGAGAATACTTCGCACCGCTCGGACGCAGCACCTCTCATCAACTATGGTCGTCTGCGATGGTGATCTCACCGGTGATGCGGGGACTCTTCGGAGTGGAGTGGAATGCTGCGGCCAAGGCATTAAAGGTAACTCCCAGCCTGCCAGCGGATTGGGATGAGGCCAAGCTGCATCACATCCCGCTGGGCAAGGACAACCTGGATCTCGCGATGACGCGCGAAGGAAGTAGCCTGGCTGTTCGGATTACGAAGACTACAAATCCAGCGATCGCTCTTGCTTCCCGTGCAAACGGAGCAAAGCTGGTGAATGGGGTGCTTCGCATTCCACTGCCGGCAGTGGAGGTGGGAATCTCTCACGGCCTGCCTCAGCCAGGATCAGCCACGCAACAGATGAAAGTACTCGACCAGCAGGCTGCTGCAAATTCGCTGACGCTGAAGCTCTCCGCACCTGCACTGAGCCACCAGACCATCTTTCTTCGCATGAACGACAGAAAAGCAAAAGTTCAGATGGATGGCGTGGAAGCTCCCAGCGAAGGCAATGCATCTCTGCGGAAGTTGCAGGTTGTATTCGGACCCGGCGACGGATACGTCGAGAAGACTGTCACGTTCCACTGGTAACCGCAAAAACCGGACTTAGAAATCGTCCGGTTTTGCCGGCACCGTTTGAGCAGCAGAGAAACTAAGCAGTAAAGTAACCGAGCAGTGAATCAAACCACGGGGGCGCGCTAGTGAGCAGCAGCAGTTGCCGCATGCGCGCCTCTCGCACTTAGTAACTGCTTCATCTCGAGATAGGTCGCATTCGTCCAGCCAAATCCGACGACATTGCTCCTGTAGCCTGCCGATAGATTCACCGTCGTCGATCCAGTTACGACGTTGTACTTTTCCCTTACAGTCTTATCGCGTTCAAAGTTCTGCCGCACCATCTGCATAAACTCTCGCGAGACTCGCGCAGCGTCGGCGTAGTAGCCGGCTGTGGCAAGCCCCTCGACTGCGAACCAGTTTGTAGGCGCCCAGCCGAAGGGCAGGTCCCACTGCAGGCCGGAGTCGTGGTCGCTCATCGCCAATCCACCTGCGTGTTCAAAGACAGAGAGATGCTTCTCCACCTGCGCCGCCTGCTGCTTCGAAGCAAGCCCAGCCCACAGGGGATAGAAAGCAGTTATGTAGTTATATGTCGATTGTTTTCCGGCTACGAAATCATAGTCGTAGTACATGCCTTTCGCCGGATTCCATAGATAGCGGTTGACTGCCGCGTGCCGAGCCCTCGCGCGTGCCAGCCATTTGGATTGATCGCTGCTCTTGCCCAGCAGGCGGGCAAACCGCGCCATATCCAATTCGTACTTATAGAGCAGGCTATTCAGACAGATCGGCGCATAGTTTTCAGTCGAGCCGCTGAAGGGACCGAAGCGGAAGCTCGGATCGAATCCGCTCTCCCTCATTGCGCGGTCCCCAGCATAGAAGTTCGCGGTCAGACGATTTCCATCGGCGTAGGCATGAGCGCAGACGCTGGAGGTGCGAACATCGCAACTGCTCCTGGCCAGCGTCTCCGCCTGCTCCGCGGTAGGATCCTCCGGCGCACGCAGCAGATAATCCGTATGCACATCCGGATGAGCAACCAGCCAGCGGATGACATCGGGATAATACTGGCTGTCATCGGCCATCTCCGGCACTGGACCCGCGCCGATATCCGTGTAACGCGCCAGGCCTGTCTTTCCTGCCAGGTGTGGCTCATGGGTCCACAGGGAGTAATCCCGTTCCGCGTAACCATAGGCCCGCTGCAGCCATGCCTTTGCCTTTGGCGCGTCTTTTTTGTTCTCGGCATCATACACAGCCTGGATCATGGAGCTGAGCAGTGGAGGTTGCGAGCGGGTGAAAAAGTAGGTGCGATTGGCGTTGAGAATGGCGCCATAGTTTTCAATCTCGAAGAAGAAGTTTTCCACCATGCCGTGCGCGAGACCAGCGCGGCCATCATCCACCAGGCCGCGGATGATGAAGAAGCTGTCCCACCCATACATCTCGTTGAACCGGCCGCCGGGAACTACATAGCGGTTGGGCAGATACAGCAGCCCCGGGCGCGGGATTGAGGAGACGGACACATCGCCCATGTGAGTGATCTTATTCGGCAGGTGTTCCACATCGACCTTGCAATGCTGCTGCATGGCGACCACATCCGACGGCGTTTCCATCCCGGCGGGAAGGTAGAGGATGGGCGTGGTCGTGACCTTGGGATCAACCAGCGAATTGCAATCGCTCATCGAACGCGACAGGGTGTCCCATGCCTTCTGAATGTAGTCGAGTAAGGCTGCATCCTCGACAGTCTTTCGCGGCGCTTCCGCTGCAGGAGGAGCAAGGACAGACTGGGGATAGAGTGGCTGGCTGAGGCTGACGGCTACAATGCCGACGAGAAGAAAACGAAGCGAATGCCGCATGAGGAACTCCCTGCTCAAACGCTCTGAGTCTATCGCAAATCGCACGCGCCACGGTAGCTCGCCGCGCCTTCACCGCAAAGGAGCGCATCGGCGCAGAAGAAGCTGCAGCAAGAGTGTTGAGAGGCGCGTGTGTCGAGAGGCCGAAGGGATGCGGCTCGCAATGCGCGTTCGCCTCGTCTCCGTGAACGCGGTATCATTTTCAGTTCGTGCTTTATGCACGATGGAGGCATTCGAAAATGAGTACTCTTCTCTCCCGGCGTCCGCAGCTACAGTACCTTACCGCACAGCTCGATGAGCTGAAGCATAAGGGCACACACTTCCGCCTGCGCGTGCTGGAGGATATGCAGAACCCGGTTTGCACCTATGACGGCAAGAAGGTAATTAATCTCGCTTCCAACAACTATCTGGGGCTGACGTCACATCCGAAGTTGATAGAGGCAGCCATTGAGGCGACGCGCAAGTATGGCGTCGGCTCCGGTGCGGTGCGGACGATCGCCGGGACCATGAGTATCCACATGGAACTGGAAGAGAAGATTGCCCGCTTTAAAAACGTTGAAGCATGCGTCGTCTTCCAGAGCGGATTCACAGCGAATGCCGGCACCGTCTCTGCGATCCTTGGTAAAGAGGACTTCATCCTCTCCGACGAGCTGAACCACGCCAGCATCATCGACGGCGCACGGCTGTCACGCGCCAAGGTCAAGGTCTTCCGCCACAAGGACGTGGCCCACTGCGAATCGATTCTGCGCGAGCTCGAAAACGAGCCGGGCCACAAGCTGATCATCACCGACGGAGTCTTCTCCATGGATGGCGACATCGGCCCCGTCGATAAGCTGGCGGCCCTGGCCGAGCGTTATGGCGCCATCATGATGGTTGACGATGCGCATGCCTCCGGCGTGCTGGGGCGCAACGGACGTGGCAGCATAGACCACTTTGGCTGCCACGGGCGCGTGGATGTGCAGGTGGGGACTCTCTCCAAAGCCATCGGCTCACTCGGCGGTTATGTCTGCGGCTCGCGGGATTTGATTGACTATCTCTATCATCGTGCCCGCCCGTTCCTCTTCTCCACCTCGCACCCACCATCGGTTGCGGCCTCATGCATCGCCGCCTTCGACCTGCTGGAGACCGAGCCCGAACGCATTGACCGGCTGTGGGAGAACACTCGCTACTTCAAGACAGAGCTGGGCCGCTCCGGCTTTGACATCGGCGGCATTTCTACTCCGGCAAGCGAAACACCGATCACGCCCATCATAGTTGGCGATGGCCGGTTGACGATGGACTTCTCGAAAGCACTCTTCGACGAGGGTGTAATGGCTACGGGGATTGCCTTCCCAACGGTGCCGGAGGGCAAGGCAAGGATTCGCACCATCATGACAAGCGAGCACAAGAAAGAGCAGCTCGACCAGGCGCTCGAAACGATCGAACGCGTCGCCCGGAAAATTGGCATTTTAGGGTAGAGGTACAAAGGATGGAGCGCGGCTCCTGGCTGACGAAGAGGCCGCGCTTCCTTTCAATCCTGAAATCCTGCCACAGGCCGGATGAGGACTCTACTCCGCGGCAAAGACCACGCGGCCTTCGCTGATCGTGGTATGCACCTTGCCCAGCATCGTAACGCCATCGAACGGCGTGTTCTTCGATTTCGATCTGGACTGGCTGGCTTCGAAGACCCACTCCTTTGCAGGATCAAAGAGGACCACATCCCCGAAGCTGCCGACCGCAAGGCTGCCTCGTCCCTTCAGCCCCAGCACGGCAGCAGGCTGTGTACTCAACAGACTGATCACACGGGTAAGCGGCAGCTTGTGGGTCTTATGTAACCATGACAGCGACAAACCCAGCGCCGTTTCCAGCCCCGTAATGCCATTTGGTGCGCGCTCGAATTCCTGCTCTTTCTCGTGCGTTGCGTGCGGCGCATGATCGGTGGCGATAGCATCCACGGTGCCGTCGAGAATGCCTGCGACCATGGCATCGCGATCGGCTGCCGAGCGTAGCGGCGGATTCATCTTGGCGTTGGTGTTATAGAGGCCAACCGCTTCTTCCGTCAGCAAAAAATGATGGGGAGCCACTTCGCAGGTAATCCGCAAACCATTCCGTCGTGCGCGGCCTATCGACTCCAAAGCCGCAGCCGTCGAAACATGTGCGACGTGCAGGTGAGGACGTGCGTCCTTGAACTCAGCCAGCAGGCGAATGTCGCGGTCCACCAACCCTGATTCCGCTTCGACCGGCATTCCACGCAGCCCCAGAGCGAACGCCATCGGCCCGGCGTTCATGGAGCAGTTCACCGTGAGGCGGGTATCCTCGGCGTGCTGAATCACAGGAAGCCCGGCACGAGCCGCAGCCGCGAGCGACTGCCGCATCACTGCATCGTTCAGAATGGGCTTGCCGTCATCGGTGACAGCCACCGCCCCGGCAGCCTTGAGCGATCCATACTCCGAGAGCGCTTCGCCGGCACTGCCTCGCGTTGCCGCGGCAATGGGAAAGACGCGAACGACAGCTCCCCGATCCGCACTCTGCATCCAGCGGGTGGTCTCAGGAGAGTCATTGACGGGAATGGTATTCGGCATAGCGCACACGCTGGTGAATCCACCTGCCGCGGCAGCCGCCGTGCCGCTCGCGATGGTCTCCTTGTAACCCTGTCCTGGCTCGCGCAGGTGAACGTGAATATCGACGAGCCCGGGCGCAACCACCAGTCCCCTGGCGTCGATCACCTGAATCTCTTCGTCCTTGTTCCCCTTCAGCTTGCCGGGTGCCTCGATGGCCGCTACCTTGCCGCCGCGCAGAAGCACGTCGAACTCGGCATCCAGCGAAGATGCGGGATCGATCACGCGACCGCCCTTGATCAGAATCGTTTTCATGCGCGGCTTCCTTTCGCAGACTTCGCTGCTTTCTCTGGTGATTCAAGCTTTCCCTTTTCGAGCGCTCGCAGCACCAGGGCCGTGCGGATGGCGACGCCGTGACGTACCTGCTCGGCAATGGCGGATTGCGGCCCATCGGCTACCTCGGCCGTAAGCTCCAGCCCGCGGATGATGGGCCCAGGGTGCAGCAGAACGGCATGGGGAGCATAGGCAGCCTGCCGTTCCAGGTTTAGCTGATAGCGCGTCTTGTACTCTTCCAGATCAAGGTGCAGGCCAGCCAGGCGCTCGGCCTGAATGCGCAGCATCATGACGACCTGGGAGCGAGCCAGGGCACGCTCGAAGTCGCGCTCGATCTCTATGCCGGGGCCAATGGCAGCAGCCACCTCCGGCAGCAGCGGCACCGGTCCGCAGAACACCACTTTGGCGCCAAGACGGGGAAGCAGCAGCGCGTTGGAGCGAGCAACCCGGCTATGAAAAATATCGCCCACAATCGAAACCGTTACCCCATCCAGAGTCTTCTCGTTTACCGCAGAGGCTTTCTCCGCGCCGAACAATCGCGTCAGCATGGTGCGCAGATCGAGAAGCGCCTGCGAGGGATGCTCGTGCATTCCATCTCCGGCGTTGAGTATGGGCAGGCCAGTGGATGCCTCCAGCAAATAAGGAGCGCCCGACGAGAGATGGCGGAGAATGATGCTTTCCGCCCCAAGTGCCCGCAGGGTGATGCCGGTATCCTTGAGCGATTCGCCCTTCTCAATACTGGACGACAACGAGCTGATCAATGCGGTGTCGGCGCCCAGGGCCTTGGCTGCGAGTTCAAAGGAGGTTCGCGTGCGCGTGCTGGATTCATAGAAGAGCAGCGCGACACGGCGCTTGGCCAGCCTCCTGCTCCGGAGCAGCGGGTCCTCGTTCTCCAGCACGGTGGCGAAGTGCAGCACGGAGTTGAGGTCGTCGAGGCTCAGGTCCTTGACGGACAGGACCGATCCGGCAACGCGGTTGGTAACGCCTGAGGTGGCAGATTGCAGGGACGAAGGGCTGAACGGTTCTTTGCTTTTCGACATTCGGATGCCTGGCTGGTTGCTTTAGTCCAGTCTATATTTCGTTACTGCCGCGGTTATGGATCCTCAGCAAGTCGAGGATCAGGAGTTCAGTCGATGCGCTCCATCAACAATACTTCCTCATCGTCATCGATTTCACGCAGCTTCACCTCGATGACCTCCTTCTCGGTCGTCTGCACCAGGCGGCCCACGAAGCTGGCTTCAATCGGCAATTCGCGGTGTCCACGGTCGATGAGGGCGAGCAACTGCACGCGCTGGGGCCGACCCTGGTCGAAGAGCGCATCGAGCGCTGCGCGAACGGTGCGCCCGGTATAGAGCACATCGTCCACCAAAATAATGTTGCGGCCGTCCACATCGAAGCCGATAGAGCCGGGGCGGACGACAGGCCGCAGATCGCGGGTGGAAAGATCGTCGCGATAAAAATTAATATCCAGCATGCCCGTGTCGATCTGCTTCCTCTCGATGCTGCTGATCAGGCGGCCCAGCCGTTCCGCCAGGGGAACGCCGCGGCGCTTGATGCCGACCAGTCCAAGGTTCTGGCCTCCGTTGTTCTTTTCAACAATCTCGTGCGCCAGGCGGACGAGCGTTCTCTCGATCTCCGAGGCGGACATAATCCGGTGCTTTTCGCGGAGGGCGGCGGTAGGTGTGACTGTCTGATCTGTCATAAGGCTCTGGCGGGATGATACGAGCACCGGGCCGGTGGAGCAAGAGGAAGGGCGGAGACTGCGATTCCAGCGACGAGGAGTTAGCTAGGAATTGCTGAGGGGACTGCGCCGCGATGCGAAGATCCGCGCCCCTAGAACTCCCCCCAGAGCGGCAAAAAGAATCATACCGAGCGCGGTTGTGGCGGAGCTGGTCAGGCTAAGAAACGCCTTGCCATCCGGTGAGAGCAGGAAGCGGAAATAAGCCCGGATCTGCGCCTGCGCTTCCGGTGTCGTTTGGGCCATGCGTCCGCCCATCTGCTCCACCATAGCCCGGATATTGCCATCCATGGAGTCGTCAATGGCCTTGCTCATGTGCAGCGCGTGGCGCTGGAAGAGGAGAACACCCGCATTGCAGGCGGTTGCAGAAAACGCCGCCACAATGCCGGCTACAACACCAATCCGCAGGCCCGTCCGCAGATTCAGGAAGCTCGCCTGGGAGCGTCTTCGGTAGAGCGCGACCGCCGCCATCGCTCCGCCAACAAGCCACAGGAATGATCCTGTGGAGAGAGGAAGCAGAGAAGAACTCAGCAGTCCCATGGGAAGACCAACAATGAGAGCCGAGCGAATGGCGTGCTTCCAGGAAGTCCCTCTGCGCTCCGCCTCGCCCGTGAATTCGCGGGAGGAGGCCATGCCTTCCATTTCGTCGCTCGCTTCCAGACGCAACTGCGGAGATCCGCAATGAGGACAGAACATGCCTGAGGCGCTCAGCGGATTCCCGCAACGATGGCAAAGAGATTCCATTCCTCTTTGAAGCTACCCCACGGCATCCTCAAAAGCAATGAACCATCACCAGA
This DNA window, taken from Acidisarcina sp., encodes the following:
- a CDS encoding carboxypeptidase regulatory-like domain-containing protein translates to MAFILLWITASAHPAFGQAVYGSIFGTVTDNTGAVVPNATITVVDVTKGTSVTTQTSGSGEYRVQHLIPDTYRVDAESTGFSKTSVSNIVVYADTAPKVDIKLEVGTVSNTVTVSSGAPLLEADRAEVSTILNARAVENLPNLNRNFTAFELLTPGTTYIGWNVGESNNPQRSQQIEVNGQLPFATGYELDGTDNQEPINGVAIINPNLDAVSEMKVTSQNYDAEFGKAVAGLVTAQTKSGSNAFHGSAFEYRRSDAQQARDPFAEATRDPLTGKYLAPNLHNQFGGSVGGPIKKEKLFFFGDYQGLREKTGSATLTTVPTDLARTTCTSGGACNLSEYLQNGQGQIYKPNSLTDASNTGRTPYAGNIIPASDLSAPAVNFFKLLPKPNVAGAGIVNNFSASGSGIFNTNQFDARVDGQVRDRLHLFGRYTYFGSALSGAPYFGAAGGLGFGAGGFAGTNAARDQSIAAGGDYVVTPTWLTDFRFGYYRERIASNGPDYNKPLGNQLGIPNSNVGDLSLNGGMPQFNIDIPSNGSNGSQNIEYGTSANQNLQNTSQYQVVNNWSHTMGAHNIKFGWDARYGLNHIVSTVSNNFLRSGTYFFAQSRTAGPDSSGVGFATFLLGDATTFWRTQTQNTNAQERQKRFFAYAQDQWRMTPKITLNYGVRWELYTPESVTGKGQGGLLDLGTGNVRIAGYGPYGNNLNVKNNWKEFAPRIGVAYQVTPKTVVRAGYGIVYGQGWAGDTFGGVLTASYPVQVAQSLNPASNSAAVFNLSQGPPGYTFPPIPSTGNYPLPDGIYSIARPMEVRLPTVAGWNVAVQQQLTPTLSLQVAYVGSEAYHNMFESSPSFPANQQTIAGFNQVNPNHPGCSNLPAGSTPPDSCLYTIPERSPYYDGTAQRQLGVKFGAPYGWTQRVDYMANQATGSYNALQVVLNKRFASGLQFLTHYTWSHAIGHEAYEFLIDPKIGKGNGYYNRRQAFVFAGTYDLPFGRDKMLASNVPGWLNQIIGGFQLNGSLTLDGGLPFTPNYASCGNDQDLGICYLNKTGGDFQIHKGKFDPIGHKVPYFTPSPYVLQSPGQPNNSFGGFARPKMGTYGNLGRDSLWGPGLFNTDLSIAKNFKLWESVNMQLSAQAFNVFNHVNLNQPDSCVDCQDGNAGTISNTISSQDGTSMRRLQFYARFQF
- a CDS encoding trehalase family glycosidase — translated: MRHSLRFLLVGIVAVSLSQPLYPQSVLAPPAAEAPRKTVEDAALLDYIQKAWDTLSRSMSDCNSLVDPKVTTTPILYLPAGMETPSDVVAMQQHCKVDVEHLPNKITHMGDVSVSSIPRPGLLYLPNRYVVPGGRFNEMYGWDSFFIIRGLVDDGRAGLAHGMVENFFFEIENYGAILNANRTYFFTRSQPPLLSSMIQAVYDAENKKDAPKAKAWLQRAYGYAERDYSLWTHEPHLAGKTGLARYTDIGAGPVPEMADDSQYYPDVIRWLVAHPDVHTDYLLRAPEDPTAEQAETLARSSCDVRTSSVCAHAYADGNRLTANFYAGDRAMRESGFDPSFRFGPFSGSTENYAPICLNSLLYKYELDMARFARLLGKSSDQSKWLARARARHAAVNRYLWNPAKGMYYDYDFVAGKQSTYNYITAFYPLWAGLASKQQAAQVEKHLSVFEHAGGLAMSDHDSGLQWDLPFGWAPTNWFAVEGLATAGYYADAARVSREFMQMVRQNFERDKTVREKYNVVTGSTTVNLSAGYRSNVVGFGWTNATYLEMKQLLSARGAHAATAAAH
- a CDS encoding glycine C-acetyltransferase; the encoded protein is MSTLLSRRPQLQYLTAQLDELKHKGTHFRLRVLEDMQNPVCTYDGKKVINLASNNYLGLTSHPKLIEAAIEATRKYGVGSGAVRTIAGTMSIHMELEEKIARFKNVEACVVFQSGFTANAGTVSAILGKEDFILSDELNHASIIDGARLSRAKVKVFRHKDVAHCESILRELENEPGHKLIITDGVFSMDGDIGPVDKLAALAERYGAIMMVDDAHASGVLGRNGRGSIDHFGCHGRVDVQVGTLSKAIGSLGGYVCGSRDLIDYLYHRARPFLFSTSHPPSVAASCIAAFDLLETEPERIDRLWENTRYFKTELGRSGFDIGGISTPASETPITPIIVGDGRLTMDFSKALFDEGVMATGIAFPTVPEGKARIRTIMTSEHKKEQLDQALETIERVARKIGILG
- a CDS encoding dihydroorotase; this encodes MKTILIKGGRVIDPASSLDAEFDVLLRGGKVAAIEAPGKLKGNKDEEIQVIDARGLVVAPGLVDIHVHLREPGQGYKETIASGTAAAAAGGFTSVCAMPNTIPVNDSPETTRWMQSADRGAVVRVFPIAAATRGSAGEALSEYGSLKAAGAVAVTDDGKPILNDAVMRQSLAAAARAGLPVIQHAEDTRLTVNCSMNAGPMAFALGLRGMPVEAESGLVDRDIRLLAEFKDARPHLHVAHVSTAAALESIGRARRNGLRITCEVAPHHFLLTEEAVGLYNTNAKMNPPLRSAADRDAMVAGILDGTVDAIATDHAPHATHEKEQEFERAPNGITGLETALGLSLSWLHKTHKLPLTRVISLLSTQPAAVLGLKGRGSLAVGSFGDVVLFDPAKEWVFEASQSRSKSKNTPFDGVTMLGKVHTTISEGRVVFAAE
- a CDS encoding aspartate carbamoyltransferase catalytic subunit; protein product: MSKSKEPFSPSSLQSATSGVTNRVAGSVLSVKDLSLDDLNSVLHFATVLENEDPLLRSRRLAKRRVALLFYESSTRTRTSFELAAKALGADTALISSLSSSIEKGESLKDTGITLRALGAESIILRHLSSGAPYLLEASTGLPILNAGDGMHEHPSQALLDLRTMLTRLFGAEKASAVNEKTLDGVTVSIVGDIFHSRVARSNALLLPRLGAKVVFCGPVPLLPEVAAAIGPGIEIERDFERALARSQVVMMLRIQAERLAGLHLDLEEYKTRYQLNLERQAAYAPHAVLLHPGPIIRGLELTAEVADGPQSAIAEQVRHGVAIRTALVLRALEKGKLESPEKAAKSAKGSRA
- the pyrR gene encoding bifunctional pyr operon transcriptional regulator/uracil phosphoribosyltransferase PyrR; its protein translation is MTDQTVTPTAALREKHRIMSASEIERTLVRLAHEIVEKNNGGQNLGLVGIKRRGVPLAERLGRLISSIERKQIDTGMLDINFYRDDLSTRDLRPVVRPGSIGFDVDGRNIILVDDVLYTGRTVRAALDALFDQGRPQRVQLLALIDRGHRELPIEASFVGRLVQTTEKEVIEVKLREIDDDEEVLLMERID